From the Trifolium pratense cultivar HEN17-A07 linkage group LG4, ARS_RC_1.1, whole genome shotgun sequence genome, the window CAGGGAACTCTCCTCACCATTCTTCATGGTGTGGATAGGGGAACAATACAGCTGCAACTGTGTGCACTACCTTACCATCCTATGAAGCAAATACAAACACAGGGCACGACACTGACACGACCACGCTGATAAtaaatcaaaaaattgaaaaaaattgaatgtaacTATATACATGTGTCAGTGTTGTGCTAGGGTCTGACTCTGAAGTGTCGGTAATACATAGAACACAAGTCATTACATATATTTACAAGCTATCCTTCTCTACTTTCCCTTTCTGTTTCAACTCAAATGAGCTTTCTAAACTTTTCCTTTCTGTAGTCATGTATCCAGAAGGCCAGTTGAAAGATATAAACCATATATTTTGCTGGAGACAGAAGCTAACATATGAATAGCACTGATGATTACTGGTCTTTCATGTTTTGACAATGGTACAGGTTGGCGAGAATAGTCTTGTGTTCATAGGGAACACTCAGAAAAAACATGGATTCTTTCCAATCTCTGATCCTCTCACTTTTGTTCTTTAATCCGCTCCCGTGCTTTATTACAAAGCTCAAGCGTCTCGGCGTATCCAGGATCAAAACAAAGTGCTGCTTGACAGTCTCGGATGGTAGAAGCGAAATCATTAATTGAATCGTAAAAGGCTGCTCTAAGATGTAATAGTTGCAGATCTGGCTTAAATTCAATGGCTCTTGAAAGCTCTTCAATTGCTTCAGCTTCCTTATGATCATCCATTAAAACTGGTAAACAGAGTTTCCAAAGTCAGAACATAATAAGCTTGTATGTGTGTGTGCAGAGAAAAATTCAGAGAATATAAAGCAACAAAGGACCACTAATAAGTTATATTCCTGAACAAGGATAAACACAAAATCCTTCACTTCATACGTATAACAAACCCAGCTGAACATGCACCCTGCAATAGTATGGTTTGATACGTATAATAAACCATTGGTATGTATATGACTCACCTGCTGCCCTATATCTGTAAGGATAAGTCCTTAGAGGATCCAACAGTGTTGCCATAGTAAGATCGCTCTTTGCCATGTCACGATCACAATACTCCGACCGTTTCTCATAAGCTGATGCATTGTTGCAAGCCTTTTCTATTAGCTTTGTCATCTCATCATATGCAGCTTTGCGATGATTTTTAAGATGATATACACGCGCCAACCCCTGATGCGCTCGTGTATGCTTGATATTGAGTGCATTCATGTAGCAGTCAGCTGCAAGGTCCAGCTTATCACAATCTACGTAGACGCTCCCGAGATTATTCAGTGCCTATAGTTTAAAATAAAACGACAATAATAAATACACTTCGGCATTGAAATCAAGTTAACATGCATAATCCAAAGTAAAATATAGAGTAAACATTCATTTTGGTCCCTAAATGTGCGAGATGCTGACAATATAGTTCCTGATTATATAGAAATTGCAAAAACATCCTTAAGTGTAtcttttgttagtaattttatggaACAAATTGACTAACGGAAGACACATTCGAGGACCAAACTAACTAAAGAAATGTGCATttatgtttttgtaattttcatACATTCAGGGACTATTGTAATAACGCCTCGCACATATAAGAATcaaaattttacactaaaacaTAAAGTACTTACTTGTCCTTTCCGAAGACCATCTGAAGGACATCTAAGAGCTTCTTCCAAGAGATGGATAACATACTTTGAAGACTCTGAATCAAGACTTGAGTCGGCCAATGCATAAGCTTTGAGAAAGTAAGCTTCAAATGATCTTTGAATAGAAATGGACTCCTCAGCCTTTGCTAGTGCTTCTTCACGATGACCAGTGTCATACAATATCCATCCTTCATAGACAAGCCTTTCATAGTCAGAAGTAGAATGATTTCTAGCCAGCCGCAAACTACGCATGGCAGCCTTTTGACAATTTAGCCTGAAAGATTCAGGAAAGTCAACACTTGCAGTAATCAGATTTGTGCATAAAATGATAAAGATATATGAGACTAATCGTCTCCCCAAGTTGATGTCATAAAACACTTTCTAAACGAAATAAATATCTAAAAACTAGAGAAAATCGGAttataaaaactaataaaatataaatttgttctTTGCAGTAAACATATGCCCTGGCAGTCTATAGAGAAGTAGATGTCAGCTTTTCATTCATTCCGCAAGCAAtgaatataaataacaaaaaaaaaattaaaaaaatggccTAGATTAAAACTTATGACACTACATAGAATTTAGTTAGCAGTATAAGGATTACACTCACCGTAACAAAAGGAGAGATTGCCGAAAACGCAAAAGACTTTTCCCCGGATCGTTTTCTAACATCTGGTGTACAACAGCCAATGAACCAATATCATCGACAGAGGACCATCGGTCGTACAATTGCATCCAGCAATCAGCCTGATTGTACTGCTGAACAACAGGACCAAGTAGTTCTACCAAGTGATTACCGTGCATATTCCCGTGGAACATCATATAATCTGGGTCCAATGTCAAAATTGCCCGAACATCTCTAAGTGCTGCATCGTAATCCTCCGTGGCAATCAAGAACCAAGCCCTTAACTCAAGGCAGTCAGGAGAAACTCTGAAACCaagtattttgtttatttctgCAATGGCAGCTCCAATCCTGTTCTCCTCAAGCAAAGAAACAGCTCGGAATTTATAAGGAAACAAAAGTGTTGGATCTAATTCGGTCGCTGAGATCAAGTCCATCATTTTTTCCTTCCCAATACAATACAAAGACCTTTCCTCATACATCCAACCAACAGGTTTATAATCATTAATAAGGGAGTTCATCAACTTATATGCCGAATATGTATGGCCTCGTTTATATTTTGCCCTTGCAACTCCAACTAACGAATAAACGTGGCCTGCCTCCACTGCTGCCTCGAACCAATGTTGTGCATCTTTGTATTCTTTTCTCTCAAACATAACAACACCTAATTGGTGATATGCTAGTTGCTTCTCCCACCCATCTTTTGCACACTCTGCTAATCTCTCCAACAGCATCACGGTTGTGTTCGACCGCATCTCCTCCTCCATGGCCACTTGACTCAAGAAATGATACAACACAAACGACGCATGCCCTGCCGTAGCAAGCCTATCCCTGCCCTCTGGACTACAAAACAATTTCGCAAAACATGAACACTCCATTGAAACGGGTAGCTCCCGCAGAAACACCTGCAAGCAAGCTGCAACCAAAAGATATGCAGTCTCCTCAAGTCCATACTCGATGAGCAATGAGGCATCCTCCATGTCACAAACCAACAACGCCAAGTGCGCGTCGCAGGCACACTTCATCTCCTCGCAACAAAACCGGTTCGCCAAAGATAACAACTCCAAAACCACATTAGGTTCGATGGTGCTCAAACTTTTTGTCCTACTAAAAACCTCGGCAGCCCTCATTGCCTCAACAGAAATCTCATTCTTCGAAAAATTTATCTTCTCCCTCCTTGATTCTATGAATCCCCCATACAACATTGTCTTAAACGGCCTTGAAAGTGAAGCCATATTGAACCTATGACACCTAATTTCATCATCACCAATACAAAATGACATATCCCCACCTCCATCATCCTCATCCGACGTAGAGCATTCTTGATCATCAACAACCAATGTCATTAAATCCTCCTCATCCTCATCCTCACCCTCACGATCACGACGACAGCAACAACGATCATAAACCAATTCAGGATCATACCCATTTGCCACCAATGTAGCCTTAGGGCATTCAATATTCCTTCCACAACAATCCATCGAGGAAGAACCAATCATTTCGTCTTCCCTCCTCTCATACCTAAGCCATGAGGCCAACACGACTTTGTTGTGGACATCGACAGCATGTTGTCGTGCTGACCTCAAACTCCTACGAAACAATTTGGCATCGGATAATCCCCTAAAAACGGTACAATGCTCCAAATAAACCTCAGACCTATCAACCTCCAAACAATTCTCAATCTTATTATGAATTTCAGCTAGCCTTTCGACGAAATCAACCGGCCTTAAAAACGGCTCAATCTTCGGCTCAAGAAGGTCTGTCATAGGAAGTCCATAAGGCAAAAGAGAACCCTCAGCAACAACCTCAGACGGTGTCTGATTCGGTGTATGATTCGGTGTCTGATTTGGTGGTTGGTAATTTCGAACCGATTTGCTTCTAAAGGTTTGACTTTTAATATGATCATGAAGCTGTTGAAGAAGCTTTTCACCAATTCCACCACTTCCTCCACCAGAAGAAGGACGGTGGACAGCATAAACCTGAGAACCTTTGCAACCATCCATGATCTTTAAACTACGCATTGTAGTAAAAATATTGTGCtgcattttcttcttcaataaTTCAACTTTGACATCAACAACATAAACCAACAACAAccttaaaaataacaaaaacaccaacaaaaatataaaaaaccaaaaatgaataaaaaaaatgatttttcttatgttttaacGTGGTGGTGACATTGGAagaagaaaatatttgtttttttttatgatgggGTTAACCCagattgttgttttgtttttttcctccttttttttttgttttttttttttttttggaggaaAAGAGAGAAAGCAGAAAATAGGAGGGGAAAGAGAATAAGAGAGATGGAGGAGTGGCCAGCCAGGTGTGTTGAGGTGGAGATGGTGGTGGCCGTTCAAACGGccactctctctttctctctgtaATATTTTGCAGCTATTTTGGGACATGAATTCCATGCAGTCAGGGACCGGTAAATTCATGCGGTCAGTTCATTATCTaccatttgatcaatatatCAACATAAATTTATTAGATCTAAGGACTGTGATTTACCTGCGGTCATTTTTTGACTGCAGAGAATCCATATTCCCCGCTATTTTGTTgtctaaatatataaatataatatttaaatatgaatttgccaatttatatgttttttgaCGGATTTGACAGCAATCTCAGCCAAGAAAATCAAAgtattttaaaagtaatttatttttgaaaatttaaccAAGGATTAGCATGcgtcaaaataaaaatcaaggacttgaccaaaaaaataataatcaaggAATGTTTTGATGTGGTGTTACGGAACTGCTATTGATAGTCGAGATAAATGTTTTATTGAGGGGGTGCTATGAAGACAACTATTGTCAGGACTGTTGAGTTAGTACATATTTTTTCGAAAATTTCTCATTCCACCTACCCACTCTCTCACCGACCCCCCTGGTTTTTCCAATTTTGCcattggtcaaaaaattcggaacgcgttttccgaatttttttagttcaaatttggaaaaaattcgaaaaacacatttcgaagttgtttttaaaggcaaaaaaattcggaaaacgcgttccgaattttttgaccaaaggcaaaaatgaaaaaacaggaggtgggtgagaaagtgggtaggtgggatgagaaattttccatTCTTCCTCAGTTAAATGACCCGGAGTGAGCTCGTTTTAACGTAAGGCAAAAACTCTATAGAAAGAAGAgtagagaagatcgtgaggtgcaACGCCAATGAACAAAATTTTAAGTGAGGCAAAAACTCTCGTTTTTGTTTATGCTCTGATATATTAATTTCTAATCTCCTAATTAAACAATTAGGATTTGACCATGACCAATGAACAAAATTTTAAGTGGGAGAAGATTCCTATACACACAACCACAATCTGACCATGAGCAATGGTTGCATTTAGCATGGTCAAGTGACAAATTTCTCCACCATAGTCAAGTTAGTTTTTGACCATTAGATTAGATAAGGAACATATTTTTATCATACTCTCTTCACACTATATCATTTTTTCACATCATCTAATCTCCCACTACcttcttcattttttctttaattaacaCCACTCAAACTTTACTGACTTTTTAACCAATATGAAgctaaaaaatgtttttttcatTACTGGTTTTGCATATGAAactaaaagatgtttttttattcatgggtttttaacaaaatttgtgGATTTATTCCTAAAATCTCAATTTGTTGAAGTGAACACGTaataaatttcaatatgaaaaaatttagaaGATATATATTAAGCAGATGAATCGGTGATGGAATAGCAAAATCAAAAGTAACTAATGGAAAATTTGAGAAGACCCAAATGGAAATTCTGAAAAAACCATTGTTTATTTTTAGTACTGCTTGTGCCATGTTGAAACGTTCATGGAGAGtgatgttcaaaaaaaaaaattaccaaagcAATATGGTGAAATGGTAGTATGGCACAGAATCAGAGAAAGTAGTGAAAAAGATATAGTGTTCAGAAACGTTAGTAGACCATGGTGGTTAAAAACGTTAGTAGACCAGGCTAAATGCCACCATGACCAATGATCATAGtaagaaatatttcaaaaagttacaaagaaatttacaaaaaatgaatgtgaaAATACAAACTCAGCTCAACTTTTTCTTCTCCAGAATCCAGTATTGAACTCTGCTAATATATTcctcatttatttttctatacaaTTGGCATAATTCCTTGTAGCACCTCAAAACAAATGTATCAATGTAATCTTCATATCTTTCATAGAGTGCTGGTAaagtaagaacaataaagagACCTACCACATAatcaaaaaacaacaaattcaattttcttcTCAAAATTTGCTACTACACTTTTCAAAAACTGATCCTAATTgattgtaaattttaatatatttttgctcACTGTAAATTTACTACtttatgtttttagtccttgtaaaaaaattctttgCTATTAGCTAGGCTCTATTTGAAAAGACGTATAACCTTGTACATTAAAGCACAATTGTTTGGtaactatgaagcacggacactccttGGATTAGCcgtgtcccggtgtcggacgacaccgacacgacaccgacacttataattacattgaattgtgtcattttcttaaattattatcagtgtcaacatgtcagtgtccgtgttgtgtccggtgtccgtgtcTATGTCCGTGCTTGACAGTTTGGTAACGACCCTTCTCTCATGAGCTTATAGCGTGTTTTCACTAGTTTATAGTATTTTTTGAGATCCTattttcaagtagcatttgaacTTACTTGTGTATACCAAGGTAGGAAAATCAGTGAAGCCACCAACAACAGAAATTAACAAGAGGTATGCAGCTACTTTCAGAAACAGCCTTGAATCCTTACCAAGTGCAATATCTTGAGAAActgaaaacaaattattaacTCTCATTTGGATAAAAGCTGCAATTTCATTTGTCATTTCATCAGATAGATGCAAATGTGGTAGAGGTGGAGCAGGTCTGCAAAAAAACAAGTTTAACATGCATTTGTAAATTTTATTGATAAATGTAAAACATTTACTATGACTATAGTCGAGAGTCAAACATTAAATAATGATATGGCCTAAATAATGGTTATATATGAGATTCGTTAGGCTACCCGAGTTACACTCCAGATATTTAGTTCTAGGCGTAAGAGGGTGTTGGGAGTGTATGTTGGAAATACAAGTAAGCGCCTAAGGGGGGAAATTCTCACCTCGTTAACTAGCCGGTATGCTAGAGTTACGTCCAAACCAAATTCTAGtaactaatatatatttgaCCTAAGAAATGATGGGTGCAAATTATTGAACATGACTTGTAAAGAATGATGAAAGCTAATATTTTGAGGTGTGTAAAGTACATTTTTCAATTGAAGGAGTGGGAAAACAACATTTTCCACAAAATCTTGAACCACAACAAACCAACCTAGACTttcaaattttaagatggtattagAGCCTACTCAAGATCCGTTGCAGTGACTTGGATTACGCTCTAGATGTTCAATCTTGGCATAAGGAGGTTTGATGTGATAATACACTAATCTTTAGGAAGCCAAGTGATTACTCAACAACATATATCCATCAAACCAATTCATTTACAGGTATCCAATGTATCGTAACTGGATTTTATcagtttaattattttcttttacaggTATTGAGATGCAAATAAGGCTTCTATCATAGTTCGGAACCAAAATGAACTCTAACTAAATGGATGTAAGATCAAGACACTTTAAGACTTGGTGTTGCCTCAGTTACACACGTTGATTGATCTCGGAAATCGATTTTGAGATCGGTCGGCTCACATTACAACTTCACCAAATCAACTTAAAATTATCTTCACCAGATCAAGACTACGTCATGCAATTATTGGATCACACAGTTACTGCATAGAATTGGAATCCCCGATAACTATTGTCTCTTCAATCTAAAAATCAATCTAAAAAGCAAGTACTAAACGGTAAACATTAATGCAGACTTACACTGCAATTACGCATAAGTTTTCGAACTATTCTTCGTATTTCTTAATACTTCAACAGCTAAGAATGTATTAACTACAAAGTCCATTTGCACATACAGTTTAAGCATACAGTATACATGTTACACAAACTTCAACCTCCAAATCATACAACTTTTTACCATTAAAACAAATGGCTATGTACCAAGTAAACCAAAAATGAAAACACACTACAAATATTTTACAATTCTAGATCAGATAAAatatctgaatttgaaatgcagacaatcaataatcaataaaccCTTTCACAATTTATCACACTTAACCTCTATTTGGAATTTGGATATACAACTTAATTATGTGTTTATATATAAACCCCTATCATATATGTACTTATGTATTATAAAGTCAAttcattttcataagctattctgGAGAGCtggagagtttatggaaataagttgaaaacaacttaaaGACATGTCATacattgttttcataagctctctctCAGAGTCTTGCCAGTTTCTATGTcaatagataagctcaaataagtcaatccaaacaggtccTTAACGTTTAAACATCACAATGGAAATCAAGACGATCGATCCAAGTAAAAGTATActcaaaataaacataaatgtaTAAGAATTTAGTTATTTACCTATTGAGAATTGATGCTGATTTGGcccaaagaaaaagaataacaaCAAGGAGGAGAAGAACATTAGAAACTAGAGACAAAAGGGTATAACCAGATCtctcaaaaacaacaaaagtagCTAATGTCACCAACAATATCATCACAGTTTGATTCTTGTTCCTCCATAGTATCAAATCTGCAACTGCATTGAAACATCACATTCATTCAAAAAAACAATGTCAATGTCAAGGATCattcttttcaaaattaataCTGAAAAAATGAAATACAAGCCCAACCCATTTGGctatttaaatttgaaatagaATCAAAtgaacataaacaaaacaagaaTGAGAATTTAAATGAAATGAGGAATAAAGTTCagatatttgataaaaaaaaaaaactatgagaAAATGGTATTACCTTGACCACCTCCAAGGATCTCATGAAGAGTTCTTTCTCTGTTGAATAATCGTTGAGATGAACCCATTTTTagggatgaagatgatgaagaagaagaaattatcTGAATTACTAAAAAGTAGAGAGAGCCTTCAAATGATCCACAGAAAAGGAAGAAATACAGTGGactgtgtttttgttttcttaatgcAGTCAATACATagttttgttttcttatataaaaCAGAAGTATCACATGGACACCGGACACTGTCACGTCgacattatttatataaaaatatagaacaTTATATCGACACAATGTATTATTGCatttaaattgaataatttattttgttaaaaaaagttttaaaacaatatttgaTATAATTTGACTTTAATAATGTCTTTAACCCTATATTGATTAATAttgtttcgacacatctttTATTTGTAGATGTGTCTAAGGAGTGTCAGAATAAAGAAAAACGTATTTGTTTTGGACCACATGTCTGAGTTGTCTTTACGAGTGCCATAGTTATAGAGGTGTCGGATGAtctaagaaatgttataatagAGGAGAAAGTAATTTTTTGAGACACTTATCTGACACGTATCGTACAAGTGTCATATGAATATCGGACAAGGTGACACATCCTATAGACTTTTGCGCTTCAATGGTTttgtttttcattctttttttttttgttttgaattattGTAACAGTGGTCCCTGAATTATGCAATTTCTATTTTCTAGTGAGGGTTTATGGTCTCAAGCTTTTGTTTTCCAGCCTAAAAGTGAAGTACCATTCTTTGCTTTTCAGTTTCTGATGCCAACCTACAAGTTTCTTACAAAaattaaggagaaaaaaaaaagtttaattgatatgcacgaTTCGTATGAAAATGATAATTGCAgagatattttaaaaactaatatagtAAATTAATGATAAAGAAATAAGATATAATTTAATGcatatatgattttgtttttacataAATAGTCAATGAAAAAAGTCTATGATAAAGTCATCTGATTTGATCTAACGTGGCTGATGAAGAATTTGAATAGTatgcataaattttttttacatattcgATTTTTATTGGCAAcattataaacataaaaagaAGTTTGTGATGAATCTCATATAACAAAAAAGAAGATTACTCCTTTGTTAACTAGTCACACAGTTCATTTTAAAGGACTATTAGAACTTAGAAGTAAGATGAAGTCATTTTTACTAtaaatgtttgtttttatttgtctTTGGTATCTAACTTTCGGTTGCAGTGGGTGGGTGTAAAAGATTATACTTTTCTAGGGAAGGTGATTGTTGATTAGATGTCATtatctcattttttgtattttcctcTCATTTGATGGATAATTTGTGGAAAATGCATTGTGATTTAGGCACAAATAATGGGTGCTATGTCAAGCtcaatatttttatgttatttttaaacaaataaaaaaaaaagtaataatctCTTGTTCATTAGGTAAAACAAACCCTCTAAAGTTTTGCTCAAGGGTTGAACATGCCTCCTATTCAAACGATtggtcaaaacaaaaaatcaccTCTTAAGTAAATAAGTGGAAGATCTGATATTCGAACGTTAGCAttgcatataaaatataatatttctatCAGTTAAGTTATGTTTACGGAATTGTTACTAATATACACTGCTAATTTAGATatctcaaatattttcttatgaaTTTAATTCAATTAGTAAAGAGATCGCATTTTATATACTGGAGTGTTATCTAACCGaaacaaaaaatctcaaataTCTATCATAGTATTTGAGATTTAGGTCTTCAGTCAgcatccatttttattttttatactcaAGTCactatattaaaaagaaaagttttcTAGTCGATGTCtataaaattgaattgaaagtgTCCTTTCATTCATAATGAAAAGTGGCTGTATGTTACTTTAAAATAGTACTTTATCAGTAGTATATCTTAGTTTTGTGagcaaaaatatgatataaaatgtaggtaaattctaatatcaATCACTTAATCAAGTGGTCGACGTATATTTTCTGTAAATGGATTAAGTCAAGATCTTAGCTTAAGTAGGTTTGACCCACATTACTATATGTTTTTAGTAGTGCTTTTCAGTGCAAGATTTAGctcttaattagttttttttttttaaaaaaaatataaaaattagtatCTGGTCTAAGGATTGACTAATCTGAAATTCTGAATGATATCAATTTCACCGTCCATTTGCAAATGTGTCTATTTAAAACAAAAGCTTAGTTTTATATTGAACTGACCCAACACAGAAAGTGTCACtgagaaaatttgaacatgAGATCAAAATTATGTATGAACCTTGGTTGCATGGGGAGAACAATTTATGGGTGCAATCTCTTCAATCTCAAAGTATGTATGATTTATATGTCAATGATTTGTTATTACATGATGTGAATAACATGAAGTGAAAGTGTGGGATATTCATAAAATTCATTCACTTTTTCCTGAAACAGTGGCTGAGAGTATTATAAGAACACCCTTATTTGAGGAGGTGAAAGAGGACAAAATGGTGTGGAATTATGAGAACCATGGTAACTACATGGTGAAATCCGGATACAAACATTACATAAGAGTAAGTCCGTGGAGCAAAACTGCTTGGTGGAAGGT encodes:
- the LOC123924811 gene encoding ethylene-overproduction protein 1-like produces the protein MQHNIFTTMRSLKIMDGCKGSQVYAVHRPSSGGGSGGIGEKLLQQLHDHIKSQTFRSKSVRNYQPPNQTPNHTPNQTPSEVVAEGSLLPYGLPMTDLLEPKIEPFLRPVDFVERLAEIHNKIENCLEVDRSEVYLEHCTVFRGLSDAKLFRRSLRSARQHAVDVHNKVVLASWLRYERREDEMIGSSSMDCCGRNIECPKATLVANGYDPELVYDRCCCRRDREGEDEDEEDLMTLVVDDQECSTSDEDDGGGDMSFCIGDDEIRCHRFNMASLSRPFKTMLYGGFIESRREKINFSKNEISVEAMRAAEVFSRTKSLSTIEPNVVLELLSLANRFCCEEMKCACDAHLALLVCDMEDASLLIEYGLEETAYLLVAACLQVFLRELPVSMECSCFAKLFCSPEGRDRLATAGHASFVLYHFLSQVAMEEEMRSNTTVMLLERLAECAKDGWEKQLAYHQLGVVMFERKEYKDAQHWFEAAVEAGHVYSLVGVARAKYKRGHTYSAYKLMNSLINDYKPVGWMYEERSLYCIGKEKMMDLISATELDPTLLFPYKFRAVSLLEENRIGAAIAEINKILGFRVSPDCLELRAWFLIATEDYDAALRDVRAILTLDPDYMMFHGNMHGNHLVELLGPVVQQYNQADCWMQLYDRWSSVDDIGSLAVVHQMLENDPGKSLLRFRQSLLLLRLNCQKAAMRSLRLARNHSTSDYERLVYEGWILYDTGHREEALAKAEESISIQRSFEAYFLKAYALADSSLDSESSKYVIHLLEEALRCPSDGLRKGQALNNLGSVYVDCDKLDLAADCYMNALNIKHTRAHQGLARVYHLKNHRKAAYDEMTKLIEKACNNASAYEKRSEYCDRDMAKSDLTMATLLDPLRTYPYRYRAAVLMDDHKEAEAIEELSRAIEFKPDLQLLHLRAAFYDSINDFASTIRDCQAALCFDPGYAETLELCNKARERIKEQK
- the LOC123924812 gene encoding reticulon-like protein B12, with the translated sequence MGSSQRLFNRERTLHEILGGGQVADLILWRNKNQTVMILLVTLATFVVFERSGYTLLSLVSNVLLLLVVILFLWAKSASILNRPAPPLPHLHLSDEMTNEIAAFIQMRVNNLFSVSQDIALGKDSRLFLKVAAYLLLISVVGGFTDFPTLVYTSLFIVLTLPALYERYEDYIDTFVLRCYKELCQLYRKINEEYISRVQYWILEKKKLS